In Desulfotignum phosphitoxidans DSM 13687, a single window of DNA contains:
- a CDS encoding efflux RND transporter periplasmic adaptor subunit, which translates to MKQMVFTVLTCLSLISAGCGGNDVTEADKEMPVRPVRYIELDTRTQTLSQRFTGTAAADRQAILSFKVAGTITSIPVNLGDRVTTGTLLARLDETDFKIDLASARAGLKSAQADAKSAQTRVYTTRSNYDRVQKLYENDSVSLSEFEQARGDYETALAQHQAAQSKITMETSKLRAAENQLLYTRLLAPFDGVVNNIAVDENEEISPGSPVMTLSNLGKMEVKLEVSDRYIADIRTGMPCRITFPALARETFSGRVTEVSYGSTDKPTYPVTVAVLSEDDRLRPGMAAEVRMDFGGTPEQTGLYMPPDGVGEEQGRPFVFVLEKGPDSRWTARKQIITLGPLTEEGFLVKTGLTPGDRVAVSGLQLLLDGMAVTLMDDAINDW; encoded by the coding sequence ATGAAACAGATGGTATTCACCGTTCTGACCTGCTTAAGTCTGATTTCCGCCGGATGCGGTGGAAATGACGTGACGGAAGCGGATAAGGAAATGCCGGTCCGGCCGGTCCGGTACATCGAACTGGACACAAGGACTCAGACCTTAAGCCAGCGCTTCACAGGGACAGCCGCGGCCGACCGCCAGGCGATACTCAGTTTCAAGGTGGCCGGCACCATTACCAGTATTCCCGTCAACTTAGGAGACCGGGTAACCACGGGGACTCTGCTGGCCCGGCTGGATGAAACCGATTTCAAGATTGACCTGGCATCGGCCCGGGCCGGGCTCAAGTCCGCCCAGGCTGATGCCAAATCCGCCCAGACCCGTGTTTACACCACCCGGTCAAATTATGACCGGGTCCAGAAACTCTATGAAAACGACAGTGTGTCTTTGAGTGAATTCGAGCAGGCCAGAGGTGATTATGAAACCGCTCTGGCCCAGCACCAGGCAGCACAATCCAAAATCACCATGGAAACCAGCAAGCTTCGGGCCGCTGAAAATCAATTGTTGTACACCCGTTTGCTTGCCCCTTTTGACGGCGTTGTCAACAATATTGCCGTGGATGAAAATGAGGAAATATCCCCGGGAAGCCCGGTAATGACCCTCAGTAATCTGGGTAAGATGGAGGTCAAACTGGAAGTTTCAGACCGTTACATTGCCGATATCCGGACCGGCATGCCTTGCCGTATCACCTTTCCCGCCCTGGCCCGGGAAACGTTTTCCGGCCGGGTGACTGAAGTGTCCTACGGCAGCACGGACAAACCGACCTATCCCGTCACTGTGGCCGTCCTGTCCGAAGATGACCGGCTGCGGCCGGGCATGGCCGCCGAGGTCCGGATGGATTTCGGCGGCACCCCGGAACAGACCGGTCTTTACATGCCGCCGGACGGGGTGGGAGAAGAACAGGGCCGGCCGTTTGTCTTTGTTCTTGAAAAAGGTCCGGACAGCCGGTGGACGGCTCGGAAACAAATCATTACACTGGGCCCTCTCACGGAAGAAGGCTTTCTGGTGAAAACCGGGCTGACCCCGGGGGACCGCGTGGCCGTCTCCGGACTTCAGCTGCTTCTGGACGGCATGGCCGTGACCCTGATGGACGATGCCATCAACGACTGGTAA
- a CDS encoding uroporphyrinogen decarboxylase/cobalamine-independent methonine synthase family protein, with product MPSFTPNGLPLLIGSLPLDDHANALDLVFAHTPEVPLWVQLPKFKEEGMVRQFMYGLPGVAEKEDTWFIDTKTPQFDEEFIQFFEDYLILSEPDADFQASRFAFTPLTGKGFFHFLERVDKDPGRFEALKGQVTGPVTFCTAVKDEAERDIFYNDQLRDAAVKRLAMNARWQAKEFARRGATPIVFLDEPALAGFGTSAYITITRADVQGCIDEIAQEIHAENGLTGVHVCANTEWDLLLDSTIDIISFDAFSYFDNFILYPQAIKKFLGKGGILAWGIVPTGDADLIAQQTSDGLTEKLAGQIRQVAALGIPEEKIIAQSFVTPSCGTGSLDPASATRVLELTKAVSEKIRARQNA from the coding sequence ATGCCTAGTTTTACCCCCAACGGACTTCCCCTTCTCATCGGCAGCCTGCCGCTGGACGATCATGCCAACGCCCTGGATCTGGTGTTTGCCCACACCCCGGAGGTGCCTCTGTGGGTCCAGCTGCCCAAATTCAAGGAAGAAGGAATGGTCCGTCAATTCATGTACGGGCTTCCGGGCGTAGCGGAAAAAGAGGATACCTGGTTTATCGACACAAAGACCCCGCAGTTTGACGAAGAATTTATCCAGTTTTTTGAAGACTATCTCATTTTGTCAGAACCGGACGCGGATTTTCAGGCATCCCGATTCGCTTTTACCCCTCTGACCGGCAAAGGATTTTTCCATTTCCTGGAACGGGTGGACAAAGATCCCGGCCGGTTTGAAGCGCTCAAAGGCCAGGTTACCGGCCCTGTCACCTTTTGTACGGCGGTCAAAGATGAAGCGGAGCGGGATATTTTCTACAATGACCAGCTGCGGGATGCGGCCGTGAAACGCCTGGCCATGAATGCCAGATGGCAGGCAAAAGAGTTTGCCAGACGAGGCGCCACCCCCATTGTTTTTCTGGATGAGCCGGCTCTGGCCGGGTTCGGCACCTCTGCCTACATCACCATCACCCGGGCCGATGTCCAGGGCTGCATCGATGAGATCGCCCAGGAGATCCATGCGGAAAACGGCCTGACCGGGGTTCATGTGTGCGCCAACACGGAATGGGACCTGCTGCTGGACAGTACCATCGACATCATCTCTTTTGATGCGTTTTCCTATTTTGACAATTTTATTTTATATCCCCAGGCCATCAAAAAGTTTCTGGGCAAAGGCGGCATCCTGGCATGGGGCATTGTGCCCACAGGAGATGCCGATCTGATCGCTCAACAGACCAGTGACGGATTGACTGAAAAACTGGCCGGCCAGATCCGGCAGGTCGCTGCCCTTGGAATCCCCGAAGAGAAGATCATCGCCCAGTCTTTTGTGACCCCCAGCTGCGGCACCGGCTCTTTGGACCCGGCATCGGCCACAAGGGTGCTGGAACTGACCAAAGCCGTGTCTGAAAAAATCCGGGCCCGGCAAAACGCATAG
- a CDS encoding efflux RND transporter permease subunit yields MNLTAFAINKNRISLSLLGIVILLGLSMYQGLPRDSMPPYVVRVATIVSSFPGANPQRVELLVSKNIEEEVQEIPEVKTVTSQSRTGLSVVSVTLKDAVKPADLQAIWDKLRRNLDNMTSLPEGVVPDLQDDDVGVVYGINIGLISDGFSYAQMEDVAKRIKDDLIALPDSAKVALSGVQDQQVVVEFDPPRLSEYGLTVEKLRQIIRETNILDSGGEINVGDKRLILEPTGNFDDIEALKKTIIPVGDQGEVVYLDSITQIRKTYKTPATALVRVNGKKAVSLAVSLKKQANIINLGKMVDEKIAEYNRRLPLGLEVVRLASLDRYVEKSIEDFVGNLYQSIAIVMAVMLIFLGLRTGLVVAGLIPLVTVMTLLLMGVIHMGLNQVTLAALIMALGMMVDNAIVISESIIVKMESGRDRMTAAVETCKELMVPLLISTLTTAAAFLSFYLAESAMGDIMGPLFVVISFALISSWLISLTIIPLLAYYLIRIKQKKTDKFSVFDYLNKGYIFVLRQVLKWKRVFVVFMVAVFFVSLIGFGILPFIFFPDSDRNMITMDINLPLGTKIEKTAAVVQAIETYISSDLKTGPEKNKGITDWSSFIGEGPQSYDLGYSPDEANSSYAHILINTSSGEDNGWIIQHLDDFCFNTFPEADIKVSLLGQGGGGTPVEIRIFGTDQDMLYALGTQTKEALGQIAGTKNIMDDWGPKLLKFIIDIDANKARKSGVTHEDIAISLQTGLSGFQAGTFREGQDSLPILMRSRNFSSQTLQDLENTNVFVQSTGKAVPLSQVARIKPQWDYAKIMHYDLSRSITVTSELRPGSTAREVTADIQAWLDDQSRDWPSGYRYELGGDAENTQENMAAVTRYLPLSGCIILFLLIFQFNSMRKTFMVLTTIPLGIIGVVIGLIAFRSYFGFMAFLGVISLAGIVINNAIVLIDRIDIEQSELNRAPAQAVVEACRQRFRPILLTTLTTVLGLIPLYLGGGNMWQPMAVSIMTGLLFGTTITLLFIPALYSILYKVDATKQNSERGIS; encoded by the coding sequence ATGAATCTGACCGCATTTGCCATCAATAAAAATCGTATTTCATTGAGCCTGCTGGGGATTGTGATCCTGCTGGGGCTTTCCATGTATCAGGGCCTTCCCAGGGACAGCATGCCGCCCTATGTGGTGCGGGTGGCCACGATTGTCTCAAGTTTCCCGGGTGCCAACCCCCAGCGGGTGGAACTGCTGGTGAGCAAGAATATCGAGGAAGAGGTCCAGGAAATTCCTGAAGTCAAAACCGTCACATCCCAGTCCCGCACGGGTCTTTCCGTTGTTTCCGTCACCCTTAAGGATGCGGTCAAACCGGCGGATCTTCAGGCGATCTGGGATAAACTGCGGCGAAATCTGGACAACATGACCAGTCTGCCCGAAGGCGTGGTTCCTGATCTGCAAGACGATGATGTGGGCGTGGTTTACGGGATCAACATCGGGCTGATATCCGACGGGTTTTCCTATGCACAGATGGAGGATGTGGCCAAACGGATCAAAGACGATCTGATCGCCCTGCCGGATTCGGCCAAAGTGGCGCTGAGCGGGGTTCAGGATCAGCAGGTGGTGGTGGAGTTCGACCCGCCCCGGCTCAGTGAATACGGCCTGACCGTGGAAAAACTCAGGCAGATTATCCGGGAGACCAATATCCTGGATTCCGGGGGTGAAATCAATGTGGGGGACAAGCGGCTGATTCTTGAACCCACCGGTAATTTCGATGATATCGAGGCGTTGAAAAAAACGATCATTCCCGTGGGTGACCAGGGGGAAGTGGTGTATCTGGACTCCATTACCCAGATCAGAAAAACCTATAAAACCCCGGCCACGGCACTGGTGCGGGTCAATGGTAAAAAAGCGGTTTCTCTGGCCGTTTCCCTCAAAAAACAAGCCAATATCATCAACCTGGGAAAAATGGTGGATGAAAAAATTGCTGAATACAACCGCCGTTTGCCCCTGGGCCTGGAGGTAGTCCGCCTGGCATCTTTGGACAGGTATGTCGAGAAATCCATTGAGGATTTTGTGGGGAACCTGTATCAGAGTATTGCCATCGTCATGGCAGTGATGCTGATTTTCCTGGGGCTGCGCACCGGCCTGGTGGTTGCCGGCCTGATTCCTCTGGTCACCGTCATGACCCTGCTGCTCATGGGCGTGATTCACATGGGGCTGAACCAGGTGACGCTGGCGGCTCTGATCATGGCCCTGGGAATGATGGTGGACAACGCCATTGTCATCTCCGAATCCATTATCGTGAAAATGGAATCCGGCCGGGACCGGATGACCGCAGCCGTGGAAACCTGCAAGGAACTGATGGTGCCTTTGCTCATTTCCACACTGACCACGGCGGCGGCTTTTCTGTCCTTTTATCTGGCGGAATCTGCCATGGGTGATATCATGGGACCGCTTTTCGTGGTCATCTCCTTTGCCCTGATATCTTCCTGGCTCATCAGCCTGACCATTATTCCGCTGCTGGCCTATTATCTGATCAGAATTAAGCAGAAAAAAACGGATAAATTCTCTGTGTTTGATTATCTGAACAAAGGCTATATTTTTGTTTTAAGACAGGTCCTGAAATGGAAACGCGTGTTTGTTGTGTTCATGGTGGCGGTCTTTTTCGTTTCTTTGATCGGTTTCGGGATACTGCCTTTTATTTTCTTTCCGGACAGTGACCGGAACATGATCACCATGGATATCAACCTGCCTTTGGGTACGAAAATCGAAAAAACCGCTGCTGTGGTCCAGGCGATTGAGACCTATATTAGTTCCGATTTAAAAACAGGCCCTGAAAAAAACAAAGGCATCACGGACTGGTCCTCTTTCATCGGAGAGGGACCCCAGTCGTATGATCTGGGCTATTCACCGGATGAAGCCAATTCCAGCTATGCGCATATTCTGATCAATACCAGCAGCGGCGAGGACAACGGATGGATCATTCAGCACCTGGATGATTTCTGCTTCAATACCTTTCCCGAAGCAGACATCAAAGTGTCTTTGCTGGGGCAGGGCGGCGGTGGAACCCCCGTGGAAATCCGCATTTTCGGAACAGACCAGGATATGCTCTATGCCCTTGGTACCCAAACCAAAGAGGCTTTGGGACAGATTGCCGGCACCAAAAATATTATGGATGACTGGGGTCCCAAATTATTGAAATTTATCATAGATATTGATGCGAACAAGGCCAGAAAATCCGGTGTGACCCATGAGGATATCGCCATCAGTCTCCAGACCGGGTTATCCGGTTTCCAGGCCGGTACTTTCCGGGAAGGCCAGGACAGCCTGCCCATTCTCATGCGCAGCCGGAATTTTTCCTCCCAGACCCTTCAGGATCTGGAAAATACCAATGTGTTTGTCCAGTCCACGGGCAAGGCAGTGCCCTTGAGCCAGGTGGCCCGGATCAAGCCCCAATGGGATTATGCCAAGATCATGCATTACGATCTTTCCCGGAGTATCACGGTCACCAGTGAGCTCAGGCCAGGCAGCACGGCCAGAGAGGTCACGGCAGATATCCAGGCCTGGCTGGACGATCAATCCAGAGACTGGCCCTCAGGCTATCGGTATGAACTGGGAGGGGATGCGGAAAATACCCAGGAAAACATGGCGGCCGTGACCCGGTATCTGCCCCTGTCCGGATGTATTATCCTGTTTCTCCTGATTTTTCAGTTCAATTCCATGCGAAAGACCTTTATGGTGCTCACCACCATTCCCTTAGGGATTATCGGGGTGGTCATCGGTCTGATCGCGTTCCGGTCCTACTTCGGGTTCATGGCGTTTCTGGGGGTGATTTCTCTGGCCGGTATCGTGATCAACAATGCCATTGTGCTCATCGACCGGATCGATATTGAACAAAGCGAACTCAACCGGGCCCCGGCCCAGGCCGTGGTGGAGGCCTGCCGCCAGCGGTTCAGACCCATTTTGCTCACCACACTGACAACCGTTTTGGGGCTCATCCCCCTGTATCTGGGGGGTGGAAACATGTGGCAGCCCATGGCCGTATCCATCATGACGGGCCTGCTTTTCGGCACCACGATCACGCTGCTGTTCATCCCGGCACTTTACAGCATTCTGTACAAGGTCGATGCAACCAAACAAAACTCAGAAAGAGGCATATCATGA
- a CDS encoding DUF2279 domain-containing protein, which yields MRYLVILCLFVFPVTASGFDWQQIPKEKKVVYANAAGLAVITGWGIANWDYFSTAPSAKKEGWFAGNTKEGGADKLGHFYTSYALSHFLGHTYENWGYSPRQGLKLGALSAFAMMNGMELGDSFSDYGFSYEDFTMNALGCTAAYFIGSRPELDKKIDFRIEYRPRFDTADVFTDYERQKFLVALKLDGFEQVTHPLFKYLELHLGYYARGFSSHGTPERTLYAGIGVNLSRILNGFSLNRLSTLTRFIQVPYSYIELDKSL from the coding sequence ATGCGATATCTGGTCATCCTCTGTCTGTTTGTCTTTCCAGTCACTGCATCCGGATTCGACTGGCAACAGATCCCTAAAGAGAAAAAGGTAGTGTATGCCAATGCCGCCGGCCTGGCCGTGATCACCGGGTGGGGGATTGCCAACTGGGATTATTTTTCAACCGCCCCGTCCGCAAAAAAAGAAGGCTGGTTTGCCGGCAATACCAAAGAGGGGGGTGCGGACAAACTGGGGCATTTTTATACCAGCTATGCCCTGTCCCATTTTCTGGGACACACTTATGAAAACTGGGGATATTCCCCGCGCCAGGGCCTTAAACTGGGGGCTTTGTCCGCTTTTGCCATGATGAACGGAATGGAATTGGGAGATTCTTTTTCAGATTACGGGTTTTCCTATGAGGATTTTACCATGAATGCCTTAGGATGTACGGCTGCCTATTTTATCGGTTCCCGGCCGGAACTGGACAAAAAAATCGATTTCAGAATCGAGTACCGGCCCCGCTTTGATACGGCCGATGTGTTCACCGACTATGAACGCCAGAAATTTCTGGTGGCCCTCAAGCTGGACGGTTTTGAGCAGGTCACCCATCCGCTGTTCAAATACCTGGAACTGCACCTGGGATATTACGCCCGGGGATTTTCATCCCATGGCACCCCGGAGCGGACGCTTTATGCCGGTATCGGTGTGAACCTTTCCCGGATACTAAACGGCTTTTCCCTGAACAGGCTGTCCACCCTGACCCGGTTCATCCAGGTGCCTTATTCCTATATTGAACTGGACAAATCGCTGTAA
- a CDS encoding YkgJ family cysteine cluster protein produces MTRKYFQKHRPDQISAAGDPHWIFLTPAQAVDAVALDFQAYGPQPDLFRRSAPLILGKQCRITARNENWSGVSVLRGTTFDPVEDHHLGFYLIHVLETDPPDLNTLADICRQVFQTHTIAGPDRTGTISGIWTHAQMDRFICRQCGECCRTLDYETGCEESDVRRWRESGRTDILTWVQTRNISAGDSGPTYRIWVDPDTGETARTCPWLAPCPDHADRFMCTIHPIKPEVCRQYPFTAKHAAMTGCCGRFAAPTEPPVSRNP; encoded by the coding sequence ATGACCCGGAAATACTTTCAAAAACACCGCCCAGATCAAATTTCAGCGGCCGGCGATCCGCACTGGATTTTTTTGACCCCGGCCCAGGCCGTGGATGCCGTTGCCCTGGACTTTCAGGCTTACGGCCCCCAACCGGATCTGTTCAGACGTAGCGCTCCCCTGATTCTGGGAAAGCAGTGCCGGATCACGGCCCGAAACGAAAATTGGAGCGGGGTGTCGGTACTGCGGGGAACCACCTTTGATCCGGTAGAGGATCATCACCTGGGATTCTACCTGATTCATGTCCTGGAAACCGATCCCCCGGACCTCAATACCCTGGCCGATATCTGCCGGCAGGTGTTTCAGACACACACCATTGCCGGACCTGACCGCACCGGCACCATTTCCGGCATCTGGACCCATGCACAGATGGACCGGTTCATCTGCCGCCAGTGCGGAGAATGCTGCCGCACCCTGGATTATGAAACCGGGTGCGAGGAATCCGATGTCCGGCGCTGGCGGGAAAGCGGACGAACCGACATCCTGACCTGGGTCCAAACCCGAAACATTTCGGCAGGCGATTCAGGCCCGACATACCGGATCTGGGTGGATCCGGACACCGGAGAAACCGCCCGGACCTGTCCCTGGCTTGCACCCTGCCCGGATCATGCCGACCGGTTTATGTGCACCATCCACCCCATCAAACCCGAGGTCTGCCGGCAATACCCTTTTACCGCCAAACACGCCGCCATGACCGGATGCTGCGGACGGTTTGCCGCCCCAACCGAACCGCCCGTTTCCAGGAACCCATGA
- a CDS encoding universal stress protein: protein MRIIPKKIMCAVDFSEFTNLTLSYGQALAKEFEAHLTLCHVVSDMVLMSSAGQAYIASEKIEAERRQDAASRLEDIGKTLDMDCDTMVTTGHPADELTRIAEETGVDMVVAATHGGSGVKRFLVGSVTDRLVKTLSCPVLVLHGKAEPGVLPGDRKKLLNRILVGCDFSPDSSLAFQYGLSLAQEFETQLFLAHVVRPTEHVEFSSADYIKVQEGDYLGWNRSDYLGLTRQANDPDAQRHDALRERLERQLARMVPEESRHWCTPVTAVLEGEPYQELLTFAEKNQVDLIVLGVRGHSLLEKFLVGSTTERVISRSGCPVLAVRQTDTDT from the coding sequence ATGAGAATCATACCCAAAAAAATCATGTGCGCGGTTGATTTCAGTGAATTCACCAATCTGACCCTGTCCTATGGGCAGGCATTGGCCAAAGAATTTGAGGCACATCTCACTCTGTGTCATGTGGTGTCTGACATGGTGCTGATGTCCTCTGCCGGACAGGCCTATATCGCGTCTGAAAAAATAGAGGCGGAACGGCGGCAGGATGCGGCATCCCGGCTGGAAGACATTGGCAAAACCCTGGACATGGACTGTGACACCATGGTCACCACGGGGCATCCGGCAGATGAACTGACCCGGATCGCCGAAGAGACCGGCGTGGACATGGTGGTGGCTGCCACCCACGGCGGATCGGGCGTGAAACGGTTTCTGGTGGGATCGGTCACGGACCGGCTGGTGAAAACCCTGTCCTGCCCCGTGCTGGTACTCCACGGCAAGGCAGAGCCGGGCGTCCTGCCCGGGGATCGGAAAAAACTGTTGAACCGGATTCTGGTGGGATGCGATTTTTCCCCGGATTCCAGTCTGGCGTTTCAGTACGGCCTGAGCCTGGCCCAGGAGTTTGAAACCCAGCTGTTTTTGGCCCATGTGGTCCGGCCCACGGAACATGTGGAATTTTCCAGTGCCGACTATATCAAGGTTCAGGAAGGGGATTATCTGGGCTGGAACCGGTCCGATTACTTAGGGCTCACCCGGCAGGCCAATGATCCGGATGCACAGCGACATGATGCGCTGCGGGAAAGACTGGAACGGCAGCTGGCCCGGATGGTGCCTGAAGAAAGTCGTCACTGGTGCACACCTGTGACAGCTGTACTGGAAGGAGAACCGTACCAGGAACTGCTGACATTTGCCGAAAAAAACCAGGTGGACTTAATCGTTTTAGGGGTCAGGGGCCACAGCCTGCTGGAAAAATTCCTGGTGGGATCCACCACGGAGCGGGTGATCAGCCGGTCAGGCTGCCCGGTTCTGGCGGTCCGGCAGACCGATACCGACACCTGA
- a CDS encoding TolC family protein, translating into MNIKYVVAAAVAGFLFLLPAVSPAKPRVAVISEVGENNNFQDRMINEINVLMDGRGGVDFLRQKIDPLVSGEGEKILSTLMEDDAIDCIIGMGYAVSAMITDLMQFQKPVIAAGVLDRSLQGLPITAENTSGVKNFNYLQSTFNVKKDLTVFKSLYDYTHLCVLLPVLQPSMSRSVRRYLELTVQSVAPQSTLSIIEIDPGSMTKNIPEIPLDVDAVYLLPLFPQNQDHRMAPVIQEINDRKLPSFALMGEKHVRMGAMAAIAPDHNLEALSRRLAINVLEILEGQDPGTLPVSATTYTDNFVINVETLEKIDYFPAWAALEDVRLLNMDKRSQDLTLQLKEVIIEALERNLDLLAVRTDTLIQEAESGKADAALLPQVSLSADLTRIDENRVDVAQTHPARSTLAASTHVKQVVFSDDVLANRAIQRIMIESQQYQEKAMTLDTVVTAAHAYINLLFAMSTHTIQSDNLDVTRKNLEIALTKAAVGSVDASEVSRWESEKAANQIRFNDAFRDLQLARMNLNRVLDRPITRKFTPADIGPDKGIELMITDPNVYRLLENVKQARRFSDFLIAEADRNLPELKQIQANIRSQKRQVLNRKRALFLPDISLQGSVDKVLGEYDARQKTPSDLDHPWSISLTASWPIFTGGAHKKDLAQSRYRLDRLHMEEKNLRNRFYLDVRSSMETATVSAREIALSEKRLAAAQISFDIVQAGYAEGRNSVTDLIDAQNDKVSSEHAAASAKYQFVLDFLEMERAIGRFYFLDSLDEKQAFLDRLHHFMATAQSQ; encoded by the coding sequence ATGAACATTAAATATGTTGTGGCAGCGGCTGTGGCCGGATTTCTTTTTTTACTGCCTGCCGTGTCGCCGGCCAAACCCCGGGTGGCGGTCATCAGCGAGGTGGGGGAAAACAATAATTTTCAAGACCGGATGATCAATGAGATAAATGTGCTGATGGACGGCCGGGGAGGGGTTGATTTTCTGCGCCAAAAAATCGATCCCCTTGTTTCGGGAGAGGGTGAAAAAATCCTTTCCACCCTGATGGAAGATGATGCCATTGACTGCATCATCGGAATGGGATATGCCGTATCAGCCATGATCACCGATCTGATGCAGTTTCAAAAACCCGTGATCGCTGCCGGGGTTCTGGACCGCAGCCTCCAGGGCCTTCCTATCACCGCCGAGAATACCAGCGGGGTCAAAAATTTCAATTACCTTCAATCCACCTTTAATGTAAAAAAAGATCTGACGGTTTTTAAATCCCTGTATGACTACACCCACTTATGTGTGCTGCTTCCCGTACTTCAGCCCTCCATGTCACGCTCTGTGCGGCGCTATCTGGAACTAACCGTGCAGTCCGTGGCACCGCAGTCAACGCTTTCGATTATTGAAATCGATCCCGGATCCATGACAAAAAATATTCCGGAAATTCCTCTGGATGTGGATGCCGTGTATCTGCTGCCGCTGTTTCCCCAAAACCAGGACCATCGGATGGCCCCGGTCATCCAAGAGATCAACGACCGGAAATTGCCTTCATTCGCTTTGATGGGAGAAAAACATGTCCGCATGGGTGCCATGGCCGCCATTGCGCCGGATCATAATTTAGAGGCATTATCCCGGCGGCTTGCCATCAATGTGCTGGAAATCCTTGAAGGACAGGATCCCGGCACCCTGCCAGTATCCGCTACCACATATACGGACAATTTTGTGATCAATGTGGAAACCCTGGAAAAAATCGATTATTTTCCCGCCTGGGCCGCCCTGGAAGATGTCCGGCTTTTGAACATGGATAAACGCAGCCAGGATTTGACCCTGCAACTCAAGGAAGTGATTATCGAGGCCCTGGAGCGGAATCTGGATCTTCTGGCGGTCCGGACCGATACCCTGATTCAGGAGGCGGAATCCGGCAAGGCGGACGCGGCCCTTCTGCCCCAGGTCAGTTTGTCCGCAGACCTGACCCGTATCGATGAAAACCGGGTCGATGTGGCCCAGACCCATCCGGCCCGGTCCACCCTGGCTGCCTCAACCCATGTGAAACAGGTTGTTTTTTCCGATGATGTGCTGGCCAATCGTGCCATTCAAAGGATTATGATTGAATCCCAGCAGTACCAGGAAAAGGCGATGACCCTGGACACGGTTGTGACGGCAGCCCATGCCTATATAAACCTGCTGTTTGCCATGAGTACCCACACCATTCAGAGCGATAACCTGGATGTGACCCGGAAAAACCTTGAAATTGCGTTAACCAAGGCGGCAGTGGGGTCTGTGGATGCATCCGAGGTCAGCCGGTGGGAAAGTGAGAAAGCTGCCAACCAGATCCGGTTCAATGATGCATTCCGGGATTTGCAGCTGGCACGCATGAACCTGAACCGGGTCCTGGACCGGCCCATTACCCGGAAGTTCACCCCGGCGGACATCGGACCGGACAAGGGCATAGAACTGATGATCACGGATCCAAACGTTTACCGGTTGCTGGAAAATGTCAAACAGGCCCGGCGGTTCAGTGATTTCCTGATTGCCGAAGCAGACCGGAACCTGCCTGAACTCAAACAGATCCAGGCAAATATCCGTTCCCAAAAACGGCAGGTGCTGAACCGAAAACGGGCATTGTTTCTGCCGGATATCAGTTTGCAGGGATCAGTGGACAAAGTGCTGGGAGAGTATGATGCCCGGCAGAAAACCCCGTCGGATCTTGATCATCCCTGGTCCATCTCCTTGACGGCATCCTGGCCGATTTTTACCGGTGGTGCCCATAAAAAAGACCTGGCCCAGAGCCGGTATCGGCTCGACCGCCTGCACATGGAAGAAAAAAATCTGCGCAACCGGTTTTATCTTGATGTCCGGTCCAGCATGGAGACCGCCACCGTGTCGGCCCGGGAAATCGCGTTGTCGGAAAAGCGGCTTGCCGCGGCACAAATAAGTTTTGACATTGTCCAGGCCGGGTATGCCGAAGGGCGCAATTCAGTCACAGACCTCATCGATGCCCAGAATGACAAGGTCAGCAGTGAACATGCCGCGGCATCGGCAAAATATCAGTTTGTTCTGGATTTTCTGGAAATGGAACGGGCCATCGGACGGTTCTATTTTCTGGATTCTCTGGATGAAAAACAGGCGTTTCTCGACCGGCTGCATCATTTTATGGCAACCGCCCAGAGCCAATAA